A genomic stretch from Halorhodospira halophila SL1 includes:
- a CDS encoding acyl carrier protein has translation MTEETEARIERALREALTEIVPEADVGRLDAERTLHAQLGLDSVDFLRFQAALERTAGVSIPGAHGYRLATLDGCRRYLREKLLAG, from the coding sequence GTGACGGAAGAGACCGAGGCGCGCATCGAGCGGGCCCTGCGGGAGGCGCTGACGGAGATCGTACCGGAGGCGGACGTGGGCCGGCTGGACGCCGAGCGCACACTGCACGCCCAGCTGGGGCTCGACTCGGTGGACTTCCTGCGTTTCCAGGCGGCCCTGGAGCGCACCGCCGGGGTGTCGATCCCGGGGGCGCACGGCTACCGCCTGGCCACCCTGGACGGCTGCCGCCGGTACCTGCGCGAAAAGCTCCTGGCCGGCTAG